A stretch of DNA from Micromonospora sp. WMMD1155:
GGCCTCCGACGACCCGATGGTCTGGTCGGCCGGGTCCGCTGCCTGGTCGGCGTCGAACAGCCCGTCCGTGGACGGGCCGGATTCCAGGACCCGGCGTAGGTCGGCGAGGAGGCCGAGTCGCTCGGCCGAGTTGTGGTCGGACTCGGGGGCGTACACGGCCACCGTGTCGTTGCGGTGCTTGGCGTCGTACATCGCCACGTCGGCGTGGCGCATCAGGGTGGCGAAGTCCTCGCCGTGTTCGGGGAAGAGCGCGATCCCGATCGAACCGCCGACGTCCAACGGCAGCCCGTCCAGTGGCACCGGTTCGGCCAACGCCTGGACCACCCGGTCGGCCAACTCGCGCGCCTGAGCGACGTCGGTCAGGCCGGTCATCACGATGGCGAACTCGTCGCCGCCGAGCCGGGCGATCATCTGTGGCCGGGGCTGCACGTCGGTGAGCCGGGCACTGACCTCGACCAGGAGCCGGTCGCCCACGGCGTGACCGAGAGCGTCGTTGACGTTCTTGAAACGGTCCAGGTCGATCAGGAGCAGGGCCAGTCGCCCGTCGGGTTCGCCACGGGCCGTCCGCTCGGCGTGCAGGTGCACCTGCTCGGCCACCTCGGCCAGCAACGCCTTGCGGTTGGGCAGCCCGGTCAGCGGGTCGGCGGCGGCGAGGTGCTGCTGCTCCACGGTCAGTCGGGCCATCCGGTAGACCGCGAAGAGCGGCACCAGCACCAGCGGGATCAACGCCGCGCTGACCCGCGCGGCGGCGACCAGCACCGGGGCGAGCAGCAACAGCGAGCCGGTGGACAGCAGCTCGAAGCCGAGGCCCCGGCGGAGGGTCGGCCACCACCGGTCGCCGAAACGCAGTCGCACCGCCCAGCTGACCAGCCCGTAGTTGACGACGAACCACGCCAGCGTGGCACCGCCGACAGCGGCCACGTCGGTCCAGTGCAGACGCCCGCCGGAGAAGATGATGCCCGAGCCGAGCTGGATCACCCCGTACGCGGCGGCGAGAGCGCACGCGTACTGGCCGACGTTGAACGCCGTCCGCCAGGCCGCGTGCCGCATCCGCCAGCCCGAGACGATCACCCCGACCGCCTGCACCGCCACCGCGGGCGCGAGGCCCCAGCCGAGCAGGATCGCGAACGTGAAGCAGGTGGACGGGAAGACCGCGGAGGTCTGCCGACGCCCCGGTGGGACGAACGGTCGGGCGTCGCAGACCACCGCGAGCACCGCCATCGTCCAGAACGCCACCGGCAGGCCGGGCACGTCGGCGGGGAGCTTCGCCAGGGGGACGGCGGCGGTCAGCGCGGCCACCACCAGGATGCCGACGACGAAGGTGGCGAACGGCGTCGCGCGTCCCGGCGGGAGCGAGTTGCGTGGATCGGCGACCTCCACCACACCTCCCGACGACCGTCGGCGTGCCGGTGCGGTACGCCGTGACCCAATGAAACGCCCTCAGCCCCCGGTTTCCCGGTATGACAGTCACGAATCGGTCGTAGTCGTAATTAAGTTGGTATACGCCGCCGGCCGTCGCCGCAACCGCGGTCGGGTCACCCGCCGAGCTGGGCGACCTCGCGGGCGGCGTCCGGACCCGCGTCCAGCAGCAGCCGGAACCCGTCCTCGTCCAGCACCGGCACCTTGAGGCTGGCCGCCTTGTCGGCCTTGGAGCCGGGGTTGTCTCCGACGACGACGAAGCTCGTCTTCTTGGAGACCGACCCGCTGAGCTTTCCGCCCCGGCTCTGCACGGCTTCGGCCGCCTGGTCGCGGGAGAAGCCGGCGAGGGTGCCGGTCACCACCACGGTCAGCCCTTCCAGCGGGCGCGGGCCCTCGTCGACCGCCTCCTCGGCCATCCGTACGCCCGACTCGGCCCACTTGCGGACGACCTCCCGGTGCCAGTCCACCGCGAACCACTCGCGGATGCTGGCGGCGATGGTCGGGCCGACCCCGTCGACGGAGGACAGCTCCTCCTCGCTGGCCGCGTCGATGGCCTCCATCGAGCGGAAGTGCCGGGCGAGCGCCTGGGCGGCGGTGGGGCCGACGTGGCGGATGGAGAGCGCCACCAACACCCGCCACAGGTCACGCTCCCGGGCGACGGCGAGATTATCCAACAACTTGACCGCGTTGCTGCCCAGCGTGCCGTCCTTGTTGACGAAGAACGGGGACCGGGACAACTGCTCGGCGTCGAGCTGGAAGAGGTCGCCCTCGTCCGCGATGACCTCGGCGTCCAGCAGGGCCGCCGCGCCCTTGTAGCCGAGAACCTCGATGTCGAACGCGCCGCGACCGGCGAGGTGGAACACCCGCTCCCGCAGCTGGGCCGGGCAGCTGCGGGTGTTGGGGCAGCGGATGTCGATGTCGCCCTCCTTCGCCGGCGCGAGCGGAGTGCCGCACGCCGGGCAGGTGGTCGGCATGACGAACGGCCGGGCGTCGACGGGCCGCAGGTCGATGACCGGGCCGAGCACCTCGGGGATCACGTCGCCGGCCTTGCGCAGCACCACCGTGTCGCCGATGAACACGCCCTTGCGTTCGACCTCGCGGGCGTTGTGCAGGGTGGCCAGCGCGACGGTCGAGCCGGCCACCCGCACCGGCTCGAGCACGGCGAACGGGGTGACCCGCCCGGTGCGCCCCACGTTGACGTCGATGTCGAGCAGCTTGGTGGTGACCTCCTCCGGCGGGTACTTGAAGGCGATCGCCCATCGCGGCGCGCGACTGGTCGAGCCGAGCCGGCCCTGGATGGACACCGGGTCGACCTTGACCACCACCCCGTCGATCTCGTGCTCGACGTCGTGCCGGTGCTCGGCGTAGTAGGCGATGTATTCCGCCACCCCGGCCAGATCCGGGACGACCCGCCACCGGTCGCTGGTCGGCAGCCCCCACGCCTTCAGCGCCGCGTACGACTCGGACTGGGCGGTGGGCTGGAACCCCCGGCGGGCGCCGATGCCGTGCACCACCAGGCGCAGCGGCCGGGAGGCGGTGATCCGCGGGTCCTTCTGCCGCAGGCTGCCCGCAGCGGCGTTGCGAGGGTTGGCGAACGGTGCCTTGCCCTGCTCCACCAGGCCCGCGTTGAGGTCGGCGAACGCGGCCACCGGAAAGTAGATCTCGCCCCGAACCTCGATCAGATCGGGCACGTCCGGGAAGTCGGCCGACGCGGTGAGCCGGCCGGGCACGTCGCGGATGCTGCGGACGTTGGCGGTCACGTCCTCACCGGTGCGACCGTCGCCCCGGGTGGCCGCACGGACCAGCCGGCCCTTCTCGTAGGTCAGGTTGATCGCCAGCCCGTCGACCTTCAGCTCGCACAGGTAGGGCACCGCGCCACCGGCGTCCCGCTCGACCCGCTCGGCCCACGCCGCCAACTCCTCGTCGGCGAACGCGTTGTCGAGCGACAGCATCCGCTCGGCGTGGGTGACCGGGGTGAAGTCGGTGGAGAACGTGCCACCCACCCGTTGGGTCGGCGAGTCGGGCGTGCGCAGCGCCGGAAACTCCGTCTCCAGCGCCTCCAGCTCGCGCAACTGCCTGTCGAAGTCGGCGTCGGTGATGGTCGGCGAATCCAGCACGTAGTAGCGGTACTGGTGCTCGGTCAGCTCCTGGCTGAGCGTGGCGTGCCGCTCCCGGGCCTGGGGCGTCGGCTCCGCACCAGCCGCCGCCTCCTGAGCCGGGCTGACCTGCTGACCGATCTGCTCCTCGGACACACCGCCACCTTCGGACACGCCTGCGACCTCCCTGATCACGCTACTCCGGCACGGTATCGGGCCGGTGGGACAATCTGCCGTCCGCCCGCGCCGGAAGCGACGCCGCCCTCACCCGCTCCCTTGATCGACCCCACCTCGGCGACGCGCTGCCGTCCTCTCGGCTTCCATGATCGACCCCACATCGGCGACGTGGTCCCATCCCGCCACCCCGACACCGCCACATCGCCGACCTGGCGCCACCCCGCCACCCCAATGCGGCGACGTGGGGTGGCGACGCTGCGGCGTTGTCGGCGGGCGGTCCGGGCGATGACGTGCGAGGATCGCCGGACGGTGCGACCTCCCGGGGTCGCCGGGAGGCGGAGGTACGGATGCCCGAGGCGCTGCTCTGGGCCGCGGCGATCCTGCTGGCGGTGGCCGCTGGTTGGGCGTGGAACAGTTGGCGGCACCGGGTGTCGACCCGCCCTCCGGGCACCCGCCCGGATCGCGCCGCCCCGGCCCGTCCCGGCGGTCGACGTCCGGCTCCGCCTCGACCGCGCGGCACCGACCGGCCCGCGGCCAAGCCCCGCCCACGCGACTCCGACCGGCACGACGTCCCGGCACCCGGCGAGATCTGGTGGGCCGACGTGCCGTACGCCGACGGCACCGGATCGAAGGTGCGCCCGTGCCTGGTGCTACGCGCGGATTCCCGGGGCGCCGACGTTCTGAAGATCACCAGCCAGGACAAGAGCGACCGGGACGACCACGTGCGGATCCCCACCCGGGACTGGGACCCCGGCGCGGAGCACGACAGCTACCTCAGCCTGACCGAGCCGATCCGACTCGACTTCGCCGCATTCGCCGACCACGCCGGGCGCTGCGACGCCGACCTGTGGCGCACGATACGCGGCCTGCGTCACCTGCCCACCGCCTGACCATCTCGGTCACCCCGGAAGGGTGCCCAGGGCCGTGATCCACTCGGTTTCTTGAAAAGCGCGGCATCAGCGGCCTTGCAACACCCCGACTTCCAGAAAACCGAGTCGATCACGGCCGCCAGCCGAGCGGGACGGCACGCGGCCCCGCCGAGCGGGACGGCACGCGGCCCCGCCGAGCGGGACGGCACGCGGCCGGTCAGTCCCAGACGGCGCCGAGGGTGGCGAGCTGGTCCGCGTGCTCGATGCGGTCGGCCCATTCGGTCGGCCAGGCGGCCATCCCGAGCGCCGCGCCCACGAACGCGCCGGCCAGGGCGGCGATCGAGTCGGAGTCGCCGGCGGTGGTCGCGCCCCGGGCCAGGGCGGTGACCGGGTCGTCGACGTGCCGTACGGCGCAGAGCAGCGCGGTGGCCAGCGCCTCCTCGGCGACCCAACCCTCTCCGGTGGCCCGGCACGGGTCACCGCCGTCGTCCGGCCGCCCGAGCGCGTTCACCAGTCGGCCCAGCGCCACCAGGCACTCGTCCCAGCCCTGGGCGATGAACTCCTCCGGAGACCGCGAACCGGGGCGCTGCCACAGGTCACCCAGCCAGTGCTCTCGGTAAACCAGGCGCTGGGACCGCGCCCGCTCGATGAGAAGCGCGGGCACCTCGGGCAGTGTGGCTCCCGCGCGTAGCGCGAAGACCGCGTACGCGGTCAGCTCGCTGGCGGCCAGCCCGGTCGGGTGACCGTGGGTCAGCCCGGCCTGTAGCTGGGCCAGCCCGGCGAGGGTGTCCAGGTCGGTGTCGAGCAGGCCGACCGGGGTGACCCGCATGTTGGCCCCGCAGCCCTTCGACCCGGCCACTGTCGCTTCCTGCCAGCGCACCCCACGGCTCAGCTCGGCGCAGGCGCGCAGGCAGGTCATGCCCGGGGCGCGGTTGTTGTCCGGGCTGACCGACCAGGCCACGAAGCGTTGCCGCAGCAGCGGCTCCACCGCTTCCGGGGTCAACGAGGGCGCCTCGTGGAGTGCCCAGCCCACGGCGAGCGCCATCTGGGTGTCGTCGGTGACCAGGGCCGGCTCGCCGGACAGCTCGCGGGGCCCGGCCGGACCGTACCGGCGTTCGATCTCGGCGACGGTCAGGAACTCGGTCGGCTTGCCCAGCGCGTCACCGTAGGCGAGGCCGTAGAGCGAACCGGAGGCGCGCAGCGCTGAGTTGTGGATCACGGCGGCCATCATGCCCGGCCGCCGCAACCCACGCCGGGGTCACTCCCAGCAGAGACAGAACGGGTGGCCGGCCGGATCGGCGTAGACCCGGAAACCCTCGCCCTCACCGGGCAGCCGTCGGGCACCGAGTGCGAGCGCCGCCTTCTCCGCGCTCTCGATGTCGTCCACCGTCACATCCAGGTGGAACTGTTGCGGGCGCTCCGGGTCCGGCCAGGCCGGTGACCGCAGGTTGAGCGCCTGCTGGAAGGCGAGACGTGGCTGGTGACCGGGCGGGCCGCCCAACACCACCCAGTCGTCGTCGGAGTCACCCTCGGCGAAGGGGATGCCGAGCAGCTCGGCGTAGAACGCCGCCAGCGCCCGCGGATCCGGGCAGTCGATCACCACTGAACGCAGCTGTCCAATCATGACCGTCATGCTGCCCACCGGGTACGACAGGAAACCCGGGTACGACAGGAAACCTCACACCTCGGCGAGCCGTCGGCCGGCGTCCCGGCAGGCGGTGAGCACCGCCCGGGCGTACTCCGGGGTGGCACCGGCGAGACCGCAGGCGGGAGTGACCACCACCTGCTGGGCGAGTTGTCGGCGGGGAAAGCCGAGGCGGTCCCAGAGCTGGCGTACCCGATCGGCGATCTGCGCGGAGGTCGGAGCGCGACCGGCCGACGGCGGCCGGGTCGGCGCGGCCCCGGCCAGCAACCCGAGACCGGCGTCGATCGCCTCGCCCAGCGGGTCCAGGTCGGTGACGAGGTCCAGGTCGAGGGCGACCGCGACGGCACCGGTGCAGCGGATCAGCTCCAGCGGCACGTCCGGGGCGCAGCAGTGCACGAGCGTCGGCACGCCGACCGTCTCGACGAGGGTGCGTAACAGCGCGGCGGCGTCCGCCGACTCGACCGCACGGTACGCGCCGAACCCGCTCTCGGTCGGCACCCGCCCGGCCAGCACGGCCGGCAGCGACGGTTCGTCCACCTGGAGCAGCACCGACGCCCGGGGAAGCCGCCGGGCCACCGCCGCGACGTGGGCGCGCAGCCCTTCGGCGAGGGAGCCGGCCAGGTCGCGGACCGCGCCGGCGTCACGCAACAGGCGACCACCGATCGGCAGCTCCAGGGAGGCGGCGAGCGTGAGAGGGCCGGCGGCCTGCACCTTGATCGGTCCGGCGTACTCCTCGGCCTGCTCGGCGAGCTGGTCCAGGTCGCGTTCCATCAGGTCGAGGGCTCGGCGCAGGTCCCGGCCCGGGCGCGGGGCGACCCGCCAACGGCCGGCGTAGACCTCGACCGGCAGGTCGACGAGCAGCCCGGCGGAGCGGCCGATCAGGTCCGCGCCGGGACCACGGGCCGGTAGCTCGGGCAGGTGGGGCAGGTCGGGAAGCTCACCGAGGACCACCCGCTGGGCCTCGCCGATGTCGGTGCCGGGCAACGAGCCGATCCCGGTCGCCGAACCCGCCGCCCAGGGCCACGCCTGATCTGTCACGGCCGAAAGGCTATCCCGCGAACACCCGGGCCGTGCGGTCAGCCGGTGATGGTCGCCGAGCCGAGGACCACGTCACCGGCCGGGTCCGGCCGGTACGCGACGAGGGCCTGACCGGCGGCGACGCCGCGTACCGGCCGACGCAGCTCGGCGTGCAGCAGATCACCGTCGAGGGCGACGGTGGCGGGCACCACGCTGCCGTGCGCGCGCAACTGCACCTCGCACTCCACCGGGGAGCCCGGAAGCGGGCCGCCGGTCCAGACCGGACGAACGGCACGGACCTCGGACACCTCCAGCGCCTCGGCGGGGCCGACGGTCACCGTGTTGGTCTTCGGCGTGATGGAGAGCACGTAGCGCGGCCGGCCGTCCGGGGCGGGCCGGTCCAGGTGCAGCCCGCGACGCTGCCCCACCGTGTACGCGTACGCGCCGGTGTGGGTGCCGACCACCGCGCCGGTGCTCGCGTCCACCACGTCGCCGGGCGCCTCGCCGAGCCGCCCGGCCAGGAAGCCACGGGTGTCGCCGTCGGCGATGAAGCAGATGTCGTGCGAGTCCGGCTTGTCGGCGACCGCCAGGCCACGCTCGGCGGCCTCCGCGCGGACCTGCGCCTTGGTCGAGTCGCCGAGCGGGAAGATCGACCGGTCGAGCTGCTCGCGGGTGAGCACGGCGAGGACGTACGACTGGTCCTTGGCCACGTCGACACTGCGCCGCAGCAGCCCGTCCGGGCCGAGCCGGGCGTGGTGCCCGGTGACCACCGCGTCGAAGCCCAGCGCCACCGCCCGGTCCAGCACCGCCGCGAACTTGATCTTCTCGTTGCAGCGCAGGCAGGGGTTCGGTGTGCGACCGGCGGCGTACTCGGCGACGAAGTCGTCCACCACGTCCTCGTGGAAGCGGTCGGCCATGTCCCACACGTAGAAGGGGATGCCGATCACGTCGGCGGCCCGGCGGGCGTCGCGGGAGTCTTCCAGGGTGCAGCAGCCGCGCGCCCCGGTCCGATAGGTCTGTGGGTTGCGGGCCAGCGCCAGGTGCACGCCCGTCACGTCGTGCCCGGCCGCCACCGCCCGCGCCGCCGCCACGGCCGAGTCAACCCCGCCCGACATCGCCGCCAGAACCCGCACCTACGAACTCCCTCCACCCCACCCGAACGCCCCCAACCTTATCCACCACCCTGCCATCCCCGTCGATCATGGAGTTGTGGTGCCCGGAGACGACGAAAAGGCGCCTTTTGTCACCCGGCACAAGGTGGTCGACCCGTGAAGGGTTTAGCGGGGGGTGCGGGGGGCGGCGGCTCGGCGGGCTCGCTCGACTGCTGCCGGGAGGGCCGCCACGACGGCGTCGACGTCGGCCTGGGTGCTGGTGTGGCCCAGGGAGAAGCGCAGCGAGGAGCGGGCGCGGTCGTCGTCGGCGCCCATCGCCAGGAGCACGTGCGACGGCTGGGCCACCCCGGCCGAGCAGGCCGACCCCGTCGAGCAGGCGATCCCCTGCGCGTCGAGCAACAGGAGCAGGGCGTCGCCCTCGGAGCCAGGGAAGGAGAAGTGCGCGTTGCCGGGCAGCCGGTCGACCGGGTCACCGTTGTAGATCACCTCGGGTACCGCCCGGCGCACCCGCTCGATCAGGTCGTCGCGGAGGGCGGCCACCCGGGCCGCGTACTCCTGCTGGCCCTTGACGGCGGCCTCGACGGCGACCGCGAAGGCGACGATGCCGGCGGTGTCGAGGGTGCCGGAGCGGATGTCCCGTTCCTGCCCGCCACCGTGCAGCAGCGGCGTGGCCGCCACGTCCCGGCCGAGCAGCAGCGCGCCCACCCCGGCCGGGCCGCCCAGCTTGTGCCCGGTGACGGTCAGCGCGGCCACCCCGCTGGCGGCGAAGTCGACGGGCACCTGACCGACCGCCTGGATGGCGTCGGTGTGGAACGGCACACCGTACTCGGCGGCGACGGCGGCCAGCTCGGCGACCGGCTGGAGGGTGCCCACCTCGTTGTTCGCCCACATCGCGGTGACCACCGCCACCCGGTCGGCGTGCGCGGCCAATTCGGCGCGCAGGTCCTCCGGGTCGAGCCGGCCGACGGCGTCCACCGGCAGCAGGCCGACCTCGGCACCCTCGTGCTGCGCCAACCAGTCGACCGCGTCCAGCACGGCGTGGTGCTCGACGGCGCTGGAGACCACCCGGCGGCGGTCGGCGTCCCGCCGAGCCCAGAAGACGCCCTTGACCGCGAGGTTGTCGCTCTCGGTGCCACCGCCGGTGAAGATCACCTCGGAGGGCCGTGCACCCAGCACCGCGGCCACCCGCTCGCGTGACTCCTCGACCCGGCGACGGGCACGGCGACCCGCCGCGTGCAGGGAGGACGCGTTGCCAACCTCGCGGGCGGTAGCGACGTACGCCTCCAGTGCCTCGTCGAGCATCGGAGTCGTCGCCGCGTGATCCAGGTAAGCCATCACCGTCCAGCGTACGGCCGACACGTCGGGAGCCGGATGCCGGAGGGGCTTCACGTCACGTGCCGGGGTGGGACTCACCACCCCGGCACGTGGTGGGCCTCGTCAGGCGGGTACCGCGGTGACGACGATGTTGTCCCGGTACCTGCGGGCCTCGGCGTCGAACGGTCCACCGCACGTGATCAGGGTCAGCCGCGGTTTGCCGTCGCGGGCGAAGTACCGGTCGAGGGGGATCCTGGTCTTGGCGTACTCCTCCCGGGCGACGACCCGGTACCGCCGGGCCTCGCCGTCACTGCCGGTCGCGGTCACCGTGTCGCCCTGGTCCAGCTCCCGGAGCCGGAAGAACGCACCCCTGCCCTGCTCGGCGCTGTCCACGTGACCGGCGATGACCACCGATCCGGCCGCCGCCTCCAGGCCGGGGCCGTGGCGGTACCAGCCGATCCGGTCGACGCTCGGCGGCACCTCGAACTCGTCGGTCCGCTCGTTGATGCCGACCGCGTCGACGGTGGCGGTGACGCCGATCTCCGGGATCACCAGCCGTACCGGTCGGACGACCTCCGCTTCGGCGGGCAGCTCACCGGCGGTCACCGGGACCGACGGGCCGGTGGCGACGGGCGGTGGGGTGTCGGCGAGGGCTGTCGCCTCGTCGGCGCCCACGTTCGCCGCCGGCTGCGAGCCGCACGCCACCAGGGCGGCGACGGTGAGCGCGGCAACGCCGGCGGCCACTGCCGCCAGCGCGCCGCGGTTGCGCACCGTCACTTGCGACCGGTCCGTGCGGTGGCCATCCGCACCCCACCACCGAGCAGCAGGAGTACGCCGGCACCGGTGAGCACGTACCACCAGGTCTGCACGCCCGTGCCGGCCTGCCCACCGTCACCGCTCGGCACACCGCCGGGGGCGGAGTGCAGGCCGGAGATGGTCTGTGCCACCACACCGAGCGTCTTGCCCTCGGCGGAGCCGATCGCGTAGACGATCGTGGCGGTGCCCTCCTTGAGGTTGAGGTCCGCCGGGCCGATCGCCACGGTCTCGGTGCCGGCCAGCACCACGTCCGCCTGCACACCGCCGGCGTCGACGTCGGCCTTGGCCTCGTTCGGGTTGGTGAGGTCCTCGAAGACCGGGGTGCCACCGGCGCGTACGTCGACCGCCGGGGCGGCGGCGGTGTGCCGGACGACGAGCCGGGCCTTGCCGGCACCGACCTTCGAGACGTCGTTCACGAACGGCGTGATCTTCGGCTGACCGGCGGCGTCGAGGTGGGCCGCGATGCTGATGTTCGCCCCGCCGGGCACCGCCGCGTCGTCGGCCTTGAGGATCGCGCTGCCGATCGGCTCGCCGGGCTTGGTGAGCGCGATGTCGTAGTCGCCCTCCTCCAGGTTCAGCGGGCCGGCGACGTCACCGGGCTTGAAGTTCTCCAGCGTCTTCTCGCCGTTGACGTAGACGTCGACGGGGGTGTCCGGGATGCCGTGCACGACGGAGACCTTCGACGTGGCGGCGTACGCGGGGGTGGCGGTGAACGCGCCGACACCGGCGAACGTCAACGCGGCGACCGCGCCACCCGCGGCTACCCGACGGACGTACGAGAGCTGCATGTCTGCCTCCTGGTGATAACTGCTGATTCGTCAGGCCTGGCTTGCAGAACGGGTTACGCCGGCTCTCCGACGGGCGGATGCGCCGGATGCGCACTTTTCTTTTTCGGCGGCGCCCGCATCCGGGCGGGGCTCCGGGAACGAAGAGCTGGTGAGATGACATCGACCGGGAGAGTGGGGCGGAGACTGTGGCAGCTACAGTCGGGCATGCCCCATCGAAGGCGAGCCGCCCGATGACGGCCCCCCGACAGGAACCGGACCCTCCGGTGGACGACCTCGACCTGCGCTTCCGCGACGGCGACGAGGGGGCGCTGCGCGAGGCGTACGACAGGTACGGCCGCGCCGTGCACCACCTGGCCACCTCCATGCTGGCCAACCGCACCGACGCCGAGGACGTCACCCAGGCGACGTTCGTCGCCGCCTGGCTGGGTCGCGACACCTTCGACCCGGCGAAGGGGTCGCTGGTCGGGTGGCTGCTCGGCATCGGCCGCCGCAAGGTGATCGACCGGATGCGCGCCTCGGCCCGGGAGACCCGGGTGGTGGAGACCGTGCGGCAACTACCCGAGCCGACCTCCACCGAGCCGGACCCGGACCGGGTGGTGGACCGGCTGGTGATCGCCGACGAGCTGGCCCGCCTCCCGGACGACCAGCGGCGCATGTTGGAGTTGGCCTTCTACGACGACCTGACACACCAGCAGATAGCCACGATGACCGGAGTGCCGTTGGGCACCGTCAAGAGCCACATCCGGCGCGGCATGGCGAGCTTGAAACGCAGATGGGAGGTGGACGGTGCAGCACCTGGACCACGACCGGCTGGTCTTTCTGGCGCTCGGTGAGAGCGAGGCGGACAACGGGGAGAGCACCCACCTCGACACCTGCGCGC
This window harbors:
- a CDS encoding class F sortase; this translates as MTVRNRGALAAVAAGVAALTVAALVACGSQPAANVGADEATALADTPPPVATGPSVPVTAGELPAEAEVVRPVRLVIPEIGVTATVDAVGINERTDEFEVPPSVDRIGWYRHGPGLEAAAGSVVIAGHVDSAEQGRGAFFRLRELDQGDTVTATGSDGEARRYRVVAREEYAKTRIPLDRYFARDGKPRLTLITCGGPFDAEARRYRDNIVVTAVPA
- a CDS encoding DUF4397 domain-containing protein yields the protein MQLSYVRRVAAGGAVAALTFAGVGAFTATPAYAATSKVSVVHGIPDTPVDVYVNGEKTLENFKPGDVAGPLNLEEGDYDIALTKPGEPIGSAILKADDAAVPGGANISIAAHLDAAGQPKITPFVNDVSKVGAGKARLVVRHTAAAPAVDVRAGGTPVFEDLTNPNEAKADVDAGGVQADVVLAGTETVAIGPADLNLKEGTATIVYAIGSAEGKTLGVVAQTISGLHSAPGGVPSGDGGQAGTGVQTWWYVLTGAGVLLLLGGGVRMATARTGRK
- a CDS encoding sigma-70 family RNA polymerase sigma factor, yielding MTAPRQEPDPPVDDLDLRFRDGDEGALREAYDRYGRAVHHLATSMLANRTDAEDVTQATFVAAWLGRDTFDPAKGSLVGWLLGIGRRKVIDRMRASARETRVVETVRQLPEPTSTEPDPDRVVDRLVIADELARLPDDQRRMLELAFYDDLTHQQIATMTGVPLGTVKSHIRRGMASLKRRWEVDGAAPGPRPAGLSGAR